Part of the Leptodactylus fuscus isolate aLepFus1 chromosome 6, aLepFus1.hap2, whole genome shotgun sequence genome, aaaactccccaggtaagaaaaatagaaattaaagaacctaaatactcctaacaacatAAAAGACCTAACAGGACGAGCTGATGGGACAAAAATGTATTCTAGTACATGAATACTAATattcagagatgagcgagtagtattcgatcgagtaggtatttgattgaatactacggtattcgaaatattcatactcgatcgaatactactagctattcgcagtaaatatttgattcagatccaccgttaattggccgaatgctatacagtgtggggttcgatattcgatcgagttgtcgaatattgaggctctactcgaaatgaatatcgaatctcgaatatttcactattcgctcatctctattaatagttacatagtagatgaggatggatgaagacactggtccatcaagtccaacctataactctacagtaACTTTAATGTTGAAGTATGAAGTGCTATGTAAAGCATGAAGTgacaaataaacaaacaaatgACATTAGTTATACAGACagcactattagggtgcattcacactgagtacacgctgactgattctgaatgttaaaacacgttcagaatcagcgcgtacaaagcagatcccattcatttcaatgggagccggcatatgcgcgtatcacattgaaaccaatagggaaaaaagcagcccattcatttcaatggggagcgcacgtatgccggctcccattaaaatgaataggatctgctttgtacgcgctgattctgaatgtgttttaacattcagaatcagtcagcgtgtactcagtgtgaatgcacccttagatatatagtatatatatatataagctgacaggttatctatataatataaggcatATTTACAAGGAACTACAGGTCACAAACCAACACGTACTATAGGGTGCTGTCAACCGATGCGTATTGCCCTAAACAAGGCTTCATCAGGGCTTCattggaactcaacatatcaccccagccctgcagatagatagattagtgtcaccagacccagcatatcaccccagccctgcagatagataggttagtgtcaccagacccagcatatcaccccagtcctgcagatagatagggtagtgtcaccagaatcagcatatcaccccagccctgcagatagataggttagtgtcaccagacccagcatataaacccagccctgcagatagataggttagtgtcaccagaatcagcatatcaccccagccctgcagatagataggttagtgtcaccagaaccagcatatcaccccagccctgcagatagatagggtagtgtcaccagaaccagcatatcaccccagccctgcagatagatagggtagtgtcaccagaaccagcatatcaccccagccctgcagataggttagtgtcaccagaaccagcatatcaccccagccctgcagatagatagggtagtgtcaccagaatcagcatatcaccccagccctgcagatagataggttagtgtcaccagacccagcatatcaccccagccctgcagatagatagggtagtgtcaccagaaccagaatatcaccccagccctgcagatagataggttactgtcaccagacccagcatatcaccccagccctgcagatagataggttactgtcaccagacccagcatataaacccagccctgcagatagatagggtagtgtcaccagaaccagaatatcaccccagccctacagatagatagattagggtcactagaatcaaatggtgttttctctTCCTGAGATATTGCCTTTTATGTcattatgtaaattagctctatCGGAGCAATGAGGACCAGGACCAGACAGTCCTGGTGAATTCATTTCTTAAAGTGACGTTACAGTAACAAACCGAACTTTAAATGCATAATACCACCTAGTACTTTATTGGCGGTACGCAACACTATATGTCATGTAAATTAGAGTAACACCATATTAATATTGTTTCTACCTCAGCAACTGTCCAGTCCTATATGTTATATGAGGCAAAAAAATATGTCTGCACAACCCCATGTATCCATCGCACTACAGAGTAGAGTACAACATATACATATTGGGGTTTCCTGACCCCAGATACTGCGCTCCCATTATTTGTAAAACACACTTGAAATCATTAAAAACATTTATAAGAACAATCTTTTTATTGTTAACGTCTAAGAAAAGTACATAATTATTTGCAACATATGACAATGTAATAGATCAGGTATACAGTTATAGGGTTGGGATTAGGCGCTAGAGTCTTTGGTACTGTCGGAGACCTTGGTCTTGGCCTGCACGGCTGTATGCTGTATTGGCACAATCCTTTCCTGAGACGGTGTCTTGGAAGCTTCTATCTGCAGTTGGCCCCCATCGGTCACTGTACAGCTCAGGTCTTCAGCTTGCACATCTTGGGGAAGATCTAGCTCCTTTCTGAAGATCTGACACTTGTAGGAAAAGGAACCGTTTCCATCATCACTTTTGTATTCCTTGGCTCCGCTCACTAAAAGTTTCCTTCCTACTACCTTGACTGTCAGCTCTTGGGGAGAAAAGTCTTGGACCCCCAGGGAAACCACAAAACCGCCGTCAACTGCCTTTATATCGCTGATGGTTAGAGCGCGTTCCGTATTATTTTCAGTGGACTTTGCACTGATAGAGCTTAGTAGAGTCTCAGATTTGTGCTCGATATCCTTGGTATTGCTGGAGGCCAGGACTGGGAGATTCTTATGCCCACTTGTTTCTTGAAGCAGCTGCTGGTGAAACTGGTCCATAAGCTTCATACTGGCTTTTATCTCTTCTAGTGTGCGTATCATGTCTTGTTCCAGGGTTGAAAAGATGTCTATGGACAGTGGCCACAGAGGTCGGAGAAAAGGTCTGAAAGGGCTTGGGGAGGACGTCTTAGCTAGCTGAAGGCTCAACATCTTGCTTCTTGGTTCTTGGCAGAGCTGTCTCTTGGTTTGCTTTCTGGTCTGGTGGATTTAGCTACAGGGCACTGGTTTTATACTCAACGGTAACACTTCCAGATTGTTCTTACATTCCTTGGACCTGGTCTTCATGTCCCATTATTAGTATATAGGACTTTACACAACAACGTGATGAGTCAGGCGTGAAGTCTTCCGCCACTACTCAGCACACTAAACAGCTGACTGTGCCAGGGTCACTCTGCTTAAAATATCGCAGTGACTCCGTTCAGCAACTTACTTCACTGCCAACATGAAGTTGCCAAGACAGACAACAAAGTCAAAGCGGTTTTACAAACAATAAATATGTCATTGTGTAttggtttttgttattttttcttaTAAGTTCTTAGGCTATGTGTAACCAAATTGCTGCAACTTTTCAACAGATGGAAAACCTACATTGTATTACAGCAGGAGGAGGTGAAAGTACCGAATCTCATCCACAAGCTTCCGAAAAAATCTGTACATAAAAATTGGCATATTGGCAGAGTTTAAATTAGTAGCATGACAACATTTTCTGTGCATTTTCACTGCAGGATttcacttttaaccccttaaagggattctacaattaaagcaactttttttctaattaccatgtcggaatagccttaagaaaggctattcgtctattacctttagatgtggtctccgtcgcgcctttccttagaaataccggtacttaccggtatgctaatgaggtctcggcagcaatgggggcatccttcttcttcatctgcctcctccccttgtctgtcatcctctttcttcatcatgtctgatgcctgcgcagttggctctgacagcgagaccctgttagagccgactgcgcatgccggccggcggtcatatttccaaggctgcaattgcgcgcatgtgcagtacgctcctcatatcttcaccgaacagagtatactgcgcatgctcagtaaggtccgtacagccctccgacgcctggatgagttcactcgcgcgttgGAGGACTGtgcagaccttactgagcatgcgcagtacaggcgtcagacatgatgaagaaagaagacgacagacaaggggaagaggcagatgaagaagaaggacgcccccattgctgctgagacctcattagcataccggtaagtaccggtatttctaaggaacagcgcgacggagaccacatctaagggtaggagacgaatagcctttcttaaattaCCGATCCCTACTCCggatcacagccgcctccgcagaagaGGAAGtgcaggcggctgtgagcaggagtggggtgcGATAAATATATAGGACCTGTTATCGGCTGGGGTTACTCCTATTGAATGGCCTATTGTGAAGGGGGAAGCCTGGGGCCCATATAGAAGCAAAAATATTGAGGCCCACTGCAACCACAAATTCTGAGATTGGTGCGGCTACCAATGGTCAAACCTTACATTGATCAGATGATTCAGATGAAGAATATCATATAAAATATTAACTGATCCCTATATCTCAacttgggccactatgggacattatactgtgtggagggaccactatgggacattatactgtatggaggggccactatgggacattatactgtgtgaaggggccactatgggacattatactgtgtggaggggccactatgggacattatactgtgtgggaggaccactatgggacattatactgtgtggaggggccactatgggacattatactgtatggaggggccactatgggacattatactgtgtggaggggccactatgggacattatactgtgtggagggaccactatgggacattatactgtgtggaggggccactatgggacattatactgtgtggagggaccactatgggacattatactgtatggaggggccactatgggacattatactgtatggaggggccactatgggacattatactgtatggaggggccactatgggacattatactgtgtggaggggccactatgggacattatactgtgtggagggaccactatgggtcattatactgtgtggaagggccactatgggatattctaCTGCAAATTTGCTGCAGTTTGGCTTTCACCAGCTGAATGGGCTCAGATGCAGATGCAATGTTCTATCCTTGTTCTCTAGGGGGCACAATTCTCTGTCCAGTTCTGTACTAGACTTGAAACATAGGTTCAGACATTGAAGTACTCTTATTCGGACCTTCTGACCAGAGCTGGTCTTGTATGATATGCTCCGTCATCTCTATGTTTTCAAACATAATTTTCCGCATAATTTGTACATATTTATTTTCAATCAAAATTTATGTTCATCTATCACGGATTTATCCTGGCATTCCAAGCAGGAAGGAGCCGCTGTATTACTACAGATTGGTTGCCGTGGCCCatggcgaatagcctttcttaaggctattccgacatggtaattagaaaaaaagttgctttaatggtagaatccctttaaggaccaagccagtttttttgcatctCCATTTCTTCCTCCCCACATTCCAAGAGACATAAATTTCTCAGTTTAACAGAGTCAcctgatggcttattgtttgcggaacaaattatactttgtaatgacaccattcaaTATCTTGTGTAATGTACTGGGAAATGAGGGAAAAAATACAGAATGAGGTGAAATTGGGAAAAAAAGCACATTTGCGACAATTTTTACAGCATTGACTATGTGGTACGATAATGGTGATGCTaaatttgcaaaatagaaaaattacCGATCCCTACTCCggatcacagccgcctccgcagaagaGGAAGtgcaggcggctgtgagcaggagtggggtgcGATAAATATATAGGACCTGTTATCGGCTGGGGTTACTCCTAttgaatggcctattaaaaaacaaataatttgGGCCCActgggtcccctaatgtcccaggccctgtggaagCCGCTACCGCTTCTACcccggtatttacgccactgattgAGACTCAGTCACTGGGACGTCCACTTGAGGTGTGTGACGTCacctaggaggccagaagaggatcctTAGGGAAACACAACACAAAGATGCCCACCCCCACTTATTAGTCTAAActgcagacctcagagtataataatggtccatgagtgatgaaccccaaaaatttaagGTTTGAGTCAAGCATGAAACGTTTGGAAATTCAGGTCGAATCCAGCGCAGTCCAAACTGGTTCACACATCTCTAATAGGAGCCATCACAATTTTGCCATTTTTGACTGGGAAATAGCGCTGCATCGGGCATAATTTTCCCATCAAAATGACGGATACCTAAGCAGAACCTGTGAGGTGATGGACAGAACCCATATAACCCCATGATAAGCCAATAATCGCCATCAATAGTCTCCATGAAGCAAATTTGTAGCCTCCAATATAAGGCAAAATCACAACACCAGTATTAACTGGCTTAAAATCAAATACAAATCAATtaaaaatttttacaaaatttaaaaatttttgaACTGATGTTGATGTGATACAGATCACGGTTGTGACTTCTCCATTGTCCCATCTGTGTAGATTATGCGCCTTATTTTACATTGAAGATCTGACTATTTCCCTTGTCACATCCTATTGCTGTGAGTCCCGAGGAAAACAGGAGAGTCTGGAGATACAATAAGGCTCCACATTCATTGTACAGTA contains:
- the LOC142209467 gene encoding heat shock protein beta-11-like — its product is MLSLQLAKTSSPSPFRPFLRPLWPLSIDIFSTLEQDMIRTLEEIKASMKLMDQFHQQLLQETSGHKNLPVLASSNTKDIEHKSETLLSSISAKSTENNTERALTISDIKAVDGGFVVSLGVQDFSPQELTVKVVGRKLLVSGAKEYKSDDGNGSFSYKCQIFRKELDLPQDVQAEDLSCTVTDGGQLQIEASKTPSQERIVPIQHTAVQAKTKVSDSTKDSSA